Proteins found in one Thermococcus sp. genomic segment:
- a CDS encoding CBS domain-containing protein: RDILDKVVAKGRDPKSVKVKEVMTQNPVTIEDDYDIGDAIDKMMDKGIRRLLVTRLGKPIGFVTAADLLAALNAYNNESEEEASEETEVYGICELCGQYGPLYKVYIEGGEKWICESCKDSLNL, encoded by the coding sequence ACAGAGACATCCTCGACAAGGTCGTTGCCAAGGGAAGGGATCCCAAGAGCGTGAAAGTCAAGGAAGTTATGACCCAGAATCCTGTCACCATAGAGGACGACTATGACATCGGTGACGCAATCGACAAGATGATGGACAAGGGAATTAGAAGACTCCTCGTTACGAGGCTTGGGAAGCCGATAGGCTTCGTCACGGCCGCCGATCTTCTCGCTGCGCTCAACGCATACAACAACGAGAGCGAAGAGGAGGCCAGCGAGGAGACCGAGGTCTACGGAATCTGCGAGCTCTGCGGGCAGTACGGGCCGCTCTACAAGGTCTACATTGAGGGCGGGGAAAAGTGGATATGCGAGAGCTGCAAGGACAGCCTCAACCTCTGA
- a CDS encoding NTPase, with the protein MVLRIFVTGPAGVGKTTLVERVAKEVDRWGYIVGGMITREVRRGGRRVGFKITAIDTGEEGTLASIRGTSHLPGTPFGKYVVHVDEIERVAVPAIRRAIDEADLIVIDEIGPMEYKSDEFIRVVGDVLKSEKPLLAVVHRHFVDRFRPLGRLHTLSVENRNAEFGIILDEIMKELKGLRG; encoded by the coding sequence ATGGTGCTGAGAATCTTCGTAACAGGCCCGGCGGGTGTCGGGAAGACAACCCTCGTCGAAAGGGTAGCCAAAGAAGTTGACCGCTGGGGCTACATCGTCGGCGGAATGATAACGCGGGAAGTGAGAAGGGGTGGGAGGCGCGTCGGCTTCAAAATCACTGCAATCGACACCGGCGAAGAAGGAACTTTGGCGAGCATCAGGGGAACCTCCCACCTGCCGGGTACCCCCTTCGGGAAGTACGTCGTCCACGTCGACGAGATAGAGAGGGTTGCCGTTCCCGCCATAAGGCGTGCCATTGATGAGGCGGACTTAATCGTCATAGACGAAATCGGCCCCATGGAGTATAAGAGCGACGAGTTTATCCGCGTCGTTGGCGATGTTCTGAAGTCAGAAAAACCGCTGTTGGCCGTTGTTCATAGACACTTTGTAGACAGATTTCGCCCCCTCGGGAGGCTCCACACGTTAAGCGTCGAGAACAGAAACGCGGAGTTTGGAATAATCCTAGATGAGATAATGAAGGAGCTGAAGGGTCTCAGAGGTTGA